The Magnetococcales bacterium genome contains a region encoding:
- a CDS encoding 1-acyl-sn-glycerol-3-phosphate acyltransferase, with the protein MDGFVYHAAVDSPTFLISTQLRRSLLGRLLFRGIEVVRANDSPSGGESRAINQAAMDLALNHLREGRRLAIFPEGTSDLGPRHLPFHSGAARLAVRCVEQGIPLRLIPLGIHYDCAWCFGSSVEVVIGPTIPLAEETAGMSASSRVVYCKRRITEALGEVGVNFADAGVQQDVERMAFLAADINKDSFFGYLKAWEEGLPPPLSERWSTLFEAVKGRIHLRYRNIPLYPERGLLRTVVCFCLTAPTALLAVCCNIGPVVAVFLAGKYLPDGQNVVALWRILIGVPVLLSWGLIWLGVSLTTAGPALSCGYLLLTCIGLRVVPKSLRSGIALFNALFCPVGSAPFDAVAKVLRKTAVCDSHGVGS; encoded by the coding sequence GTGGATGGTTTTGTCTATCACGCAGCGGTCGATTCGCCCACCTTTCTGATATCCACCCAATTGCGGCGTTCCCTTTTGGGGCGGTTATTGTTTCGGGGCATCGAAGTGGTGCGGGCAAACGATTCCCCCTCCGGAGGGGAGAGTCGTGCCATCAATCAAGCCGCCATGGATTTGGCTCTGAACCATCTCCGGGAAGGGAGGCGCCTGGCCATCTTCCCGGAGGGAACCAGCGACTTGGGACCCCGTCATCTCCCCTTTCACTCCGGCGCGGCCCGGCTAGCTGTCCGTTGCGTGGAGCAGGGGATACCGCTCCGCCTGATTCCCCTGGGCATTCATTACGATTGTGCCTGGTGTTTTGGCAGCTCCGTGGAAGTGGTTATCGGTCCAACCATTCCCCTTGCTGAGGAGACAGCCGGGATGTCCGCATCTTCCCGGGTGGTGTATTGCAAACGCCGCATAACAGAGGCCTTGGGTGAGGTGGGGGTTAATTTCGCCGATGCCGGTGTTCAACAGGATGTCGAACGAATGGCTTTTCTGGCCGCAGACATCAATAAAGACAGTTTTTTCGGTTATCTCAAAGCCTGGGAGGAGGGGTTGCCGCCACCTCTGTCAGAACGGTGGTCCACTCTTTTCGAAGCGGTAAAAGGGCGTATTCATCTGCGTTATCGGAATATTCCTCTCTATCCCGAGCGGGGGCTTCTTCGAACCGTGGTCTGTTTTTGCCTGACGGCGCCTACGGCTCTGTTGGCGGTGTGTTGCAATATCGGGCCTGTCGTGGCGGTATTTCTGGCCGGGAAATACCTTCCGGACGGCCAAAACGTGGTGGCTTTATGGCGCATCCTGATCGGCGTTCCTGTTTTGCTCTCGTGGGGTTTGATCTGGCTGGGGGTTTCCTTAACCACGGCAGGACCGGCACTGTCGTGCGGCTATTTGCTGCTCACCTGTATCGGTTTGAGGGTTGTTCCGAAAAGCCTGCGTTCCGGAATTGCCCTCTTTAATGCCCTTTTTTGCCCTGTCGGGTCTGCCCCGTTCGACGCGGTTGCCAAGGTTTTGCGAAAAACCGCTGTTTGTGACTCTCATGGAGTGGGCTCGTGA
- a CDS encoding phosphatase PAP2 family protein, whose amino-acid sequence MIAPGHVTGLGKPLLPEIAFGGYLLVMFLLLLPVAGIGSRDTQVFFLLSLFAALVYWQTRLRATPWVLRLRLLYYPLAMNVAFQQLRSAVPLLHPTRQDDLLQGIDRFLLGETPSLLLQGWTPPLVADLFSFFYLLFFPYLLFSFIYYLFEDADRAVRFYSGLFVLYAAGFLGYLVIPAAGPWLALADHFTLPVQGGWLTRVNDAMVSQGSNGVDVFPSLHCAVSAYLLFFDRRCKPWRYRLYLLPCVGLWLSTLLLRYHYLVDVLAGFLLAFLCLRLAFSTMASIERG is encoded by the coding sequence GTGATCGCCCCGGGGCACGTTACCGGCCTGGGCAAGCCGCTGTTGCCGGAAATCGCTTTCGGTGGCTATCTGTTGGTGATGTTTCTGCTGCTGTTGCCCGTTGCCGGGATTGGCTCCAGGGATACGCAGGTATTTTTTCTGTTGAGCCTTTTTGCCGCATTGGTTTATTGGCAAACCCGTCTCCGCGCCACCCCTTGGGTCTTGCGATTGCGACTGCTGTACTACCCGTTGGCCATGAACGTGGCCTTCCAGCAACTGCGTAGCGCCGTGCCGCTATTGCATCCCACCCGCCAGGATGATCTGCTGCAAGGCATCGACCGCTTTTTGCTCGGGGAAACGCCCTCTCTTCTGTTGCAGGGTTGGACCCCTCCGCTCGTGGCGGACCTGTTCAGTTTTTTCTATTTGTTATTTTTTCCATATCTACTATTCAGTTTTATATATTATCTTTTTGAGGATGCGGACAGGGCTGTCCGTTTCTATTCGGGCCTCTTTGTTCTCTACGCTGCGGGATTTTTAGGTTATCTGGTTATTCCGGCTGCAGGCCCCTGGCTGGCTTTGGCGGATCACTTCACCTTGCCCGTGCAGGGCGGCTGGCTTACCCGGGTAAACGACGCCATGGTTTCCCAGGGCAGCAACGGGGTGGATGTTTTTCCGAGCCTGCATTGTGCGGTATCGGCTTACCTGCTCTTCTTTGACCGGCGCTGCAAGCCCTGGCGCTATCGGCTCTACCTCCTGCCCTGCGTCGGGCTCTGGTTGTCCACGTTGTTGTTACGCTACCACTATCTGGTTGATGTTCTGGCCGGATTCCTCCTGGCTTTCCTCTGTTTGCGCCTGGCATTTTCCACAATGGCTTCCATCGAAAGGGGTTGA
- a CDS encoding phosphoenolpyruvate synthase — protein sequence MSYLLKLDDAEATSPELSGGKGASLARLRLWGFSVPDGFIVRSTAYIDFLGDSADLLRALESLPRGATPEEVSRVADRIRAHLRERVLPGGLVDEVTAVLQGELEVAPFSVRSSATLEDLHQAAFAGAHDTFLNCRGAEEILAKIKACWISLWNPRAIAYRRERGFGQLEASMAVVVQRLVFCEVAGVGFSLDPVSSNLDHLVIDANFGLGESVVGGEAQVDHFVLDKRSLHVIERRVALKTHMVVAAERGTTSCCVPPESAGGPCLNDEALQQLGSLLCRVEARAGFPQDIEWGYSGGELYLLQARPVTTIAPHWTRDESAERFPNVITPLTWDLVEEGFHRSLNDSFSRMGFPPFSGKWFALHGCYVYGNQNAVRLYAGRSVMAPRSFDDLRQAIPVMRRQYAWVQELPVHWARDLDHYLIGIGMLLSEPLADRPLKDVWDFVLRVRQLGSDYFLPNIAISITQGSLYRLMHHLLEMVFGEEGRNLFDALLAHCDTKTGMINRELFQLAALARNDPELVRELSEVSSRKLLEGGLLQRFARFGQAFEKVLSDHGHREIDFDPYHPTWLEAPWFVLDQLRLILHNPPEQTPRERERTARIEMLQAEARLLAAFPEDLRFFAMEMVRLTRAYTTLDDLEHYQTTRITLPFRKGLRELGRRLVDLGVIADPMEIFFAPFCDLDQAVERNDPLLWAALSRTIQVNKNAYLEARQHSPVWDPDGAAPVEPVTENGDLLRGLPGSPGVAEGPVCIVTGEADFARFPPGAVLVARTTSPAWTPLFYCAAAVITESGGPLSHGAVTSREMGIPAVMGVRHLFERVRDGMRVRVNGKEGVVQRIS from the coding sequence ATGTCCTACCTGCTGAAGCTGGATGATGCGGAGGCCACCTCTCCGGAGCTGTCGGGTGGCAAGGGTGCCAGTCTGGCCCGGTTACGCCTTTGGGGGTTTTCGGTTCCGGATGGCTTTATCGTGCGCAGCACGGCCTATATCGATTTTCTTGGAGATTCCGCCGACTTGCTCCGCGCACTGGAAAGCCTGCCGCGGGGAGCTACCCCCGAAGAGGTGTCGCGAGTGGCCGACCGCATCCGGGCGCACCTCCGGGAGCGGGTGCTGCCCGGTGGCCTGGTCGATGAAGTGACGGCGGTTTTGCAGGGGGAGTTGGAGGTTGCCCCCTTTTCGGTTCGCTCCTCGGCGACGCTGGAAGATTTGCATCAGGCGGCCTTTGCCGGAGCCCATGATACCTTCCTCAATTGTCGGGGCGCCGAAGAGATTTTGGCTAAAATCAAGGCTTGCTGGATCTCCTTGTGGAATCCCCGAGCTATCGCCTACCGCCGGGAACGCGGCTTCGGCCAGCTGGAAGCCAGCATGGCGGTAGTGGTGCAGCGTCTGGTGTTTTGCGAGGTGGCTGGTGTCGGCTTCAGTCTGGATCCGGTCTCCTCCAATCTGGACCATCTGGTGATCGATGCCAACTTCGGATTGGGTGAATCCGTGGTTGGCGGGGAGGCCCAGGTTGACCATTTTGTACTGGACAAGCGGAGTCTCCATGTCATCGAACGTCGGGTGGCCCTGAAAACCCATATGGTTGTTGCCGCTGAGAGGGGCACGACATCGTGTTGTGTTCCACCGGAAAGCGCCGGGGGGCCTTGTCTGAACGATGAGGCCTTGCAGCAGCTCGGAAGTCTGTTGTGTCGGGTTGAGGCCCGGGCGGGTTTTCCCCAGGATATCGAGTGGGGCTACAGCGGTGGGGAACTTTATCTGTTGCAGGCCCGTCCCGTCACCACCATTGCTCCCCACTGGACCCGGGATGAATCGGCGGAACGTTTTCCCAACGTGATAACACCGTTGACCTGGGATCTGGTGGAAGAGGGCTTCCATCGTTCGTTGAACGACTCCTTCTCCCGGATGGGCTTTCCCCCGTTTTCGGGGAAGTGGTTCGCTTTGCACGGTTGTTATGTGTATGGAAACCAGAATGCCGTGCGCCTGTATGCCGGACGTTCGGTGATGGCGCCACGGAGTTTCGACGACTTGCGTCAAGCCATCCCGGTAATGCGTCGGCAATACGCCTGGGTTCAGGAGTTGCCGGTGCATTGGGCTCGGGATTTGGACCATTACCTGATCGGTATCGGCATGTTGCTTTCCGAGCCGTTGGCAGATCGTCCGCTGAAGGATGTCTGGGATTTTGTGCTGCGGGTTCGGCAGCTCGGATCGGACTATTTTCTGCCAAATATTGCCATATCGATCACCCAGGGTAGCCTCTATCGTCTTATGCATCATCTTCTGGAAATGGTTTTCGGGGAGGAGGGGCGGAACCTTTTCGATGCCCTTCTGGCCCACTGCGATACCAAAACCGGCATGATCAATCGGGAGCTTTTTCAACTGGCCGCACTGGCCCGAAACGATCCGGAGCTGGTCAGGGAATTATCCGAAGTCTCCTCCCGAAAATTGCTCGAAGGGGGTTTGCTGCAACGTTTTGCCCGCTTCGGGCAGGCGTTTGAAAAAGTGTTGAGCGATCACGGACACCGAGAGATCGATTTTGATCCCTATCATCCGACCTGGCTGGAGGCCCCCTGGTTTGTCCTGGACCAACTGCGTCTGATACTCCACAACCCGCCGGAACAGACACCCCGGGAACGGGAACGCACGGCCCGGATTGAGATGTTGCAGGCGGAAGCCAGGCTTCTGGCGGCCTTTCCGGAAGATCTCCGCTTTTTCGCCATGGAAATGGTGCGCCTGACCCGGGCCTATACCACGCTGGACGATCTGGAACATTATCAGACCACTCGCATCACCCTGCCATTTCGCAAGGGCCTTAGGGAACTGGGAAGGCGTCTGGTCGATCTGGGGGTGATTGCCGATCCCATGGAGATCTTTTTTGCGCCTTTTTGCGATCTCGACCAGGCTGTGGAGCGCAACGATCCACTCCTCTGGGCGGCCCTCTCCCGGACGATTCAAGTCAACAAAAACGCCTACTTGGAAGCCAGGCAGCATTCTCCGGTCTGGGATCCGGATGGTGCCGCGCCGGTAGAACCCGTGACAGAAAACGGTGACCTGCTCCGAGGGTTGCCCGGCAGTCCGGGTGTAGCGGAGGGGCCGGTCTGTATCGTGACGGGCGAAGCGGATTTTGCCCGGTTCCCTCCAGGGGCGGTTCTGGTTGCCCGTACTACCAGCCCGGCCTGGACGCCCCTCTTTTATTGCGCCGCCGCAGTGATCACCGAGAGTGGGGGGCCCCTCTCCCATGGCGCGGTGACTTCACGTGAGATGGGGATCCCGGCGGTCATGGGGGTGCGCCATCTTTTCGAGAGGGTGCGCGACGGCATGCGGGTGAGGGTCAACGGCAAAGAGGGGGTCGTGCAACGGATTTCCTGA